A stretch of the Lolium perenne isolate Kyuss_39 chromosome 3, Kyuss_2.0, whole genome shotgun sequence genome encodes the following:
- the LOC127342510 gene encoding uncharacterized protein isoform X2, with amino-acid sequence MASEQSRREERAQSAAQKAADELAAARRDMHEPSSPGRRTGIFGSVQESARSLLGAVRDTFSGSARDTPTAYDSHSAGVTDTAGEKLGQYGGYASQKAEEGKESASDMTEAAKRKAAETKDAAAEKAKETKDAAAERAKEMADAAAQTKDAAVDKTKETAEAAARKTMETKDAAAEKTKETAKETKDAAADKARGAAEMVTDKAGGAKDMAWETAEQAKEYMVDKKESARQALAGDAKEGKGETNESAWQQGQEVRRRAAEKAQEEQLRTHQPSEEERSKSATENIFGAAQGLTQAFKEKMTMPTDVIEQKLAEARGGGDGTKGMPTAAGRGDAHDEDDVMTRVKAADQMTGTGFNDVGKMGEEGTGMKAALRADDEEEDVMLRVKAADQMTGQMFNDVGLMGEEGTGWAPARRAARRDA; translated from the exons ATGGCGTCCGAGCAGAGTCGCCGCGAGGAGCGCGCGCAGTCCGCGGCGCAGAAGGCAGCCGATGAGCTCGCCGCAGCCAGGCGGGACATGCACGAGCCCAGCAGCCCTGGACGGCGGACCGGCATCTTCGGCAGCGTGCAGGAGAGCGCGCGCTCCCTGCTGGGCGCCGTCCGCGACACCTTCTCCGGCAGCGCCCGGGACACACCCACGGCCTACGACAGCCACTCAGCCGGCGTCACGGACACCGCCGGGGAAAAACTTGGACAGTACGGCGGCTACGCCTCCCAGAAGGCCGAGGAAGGGAAGGAGAGCGCGAGCGATATGACGGAGGCCGCCAAGAGGAAGGCCGCGGAGACCAAGGACGCGGCGGCTGAGAAG GCGAAGGAGACCAAGGATGCGGCGGCCGAGAGGGCGAAGGAGATGGCGGACGCCGCAGCGCAGACCAAGGACGCGGCGGTGGACAAGACAAAGGAGACGGCAGAGGCCGCCGCTAGGAAGACCATGGAGACGAAGGATGCGGCGGCGGAGAAGACGAAGGAGACGGCGAAGGAGACCAAGGACGCGGCGGCTGACAAGGCGCGTGGTGCGGCGGAGATGGTGACTGACAAGGCGGGTGGCGCCAAGGACATGGCGTGGGAGACGGCAGAGCAAGCCAAGGAGTACATGGTGGACAAGAAGGAGAGCGCCCGGCAAGCGCTCGCAGGCGACGCCAAGGAAGGGAAGGGCGAGACGAACGAGTCAGCGTGGCAGCAGGGCCAGGAGGTGCGGCGTCGTGCGGCGGAGAAAGCCCAGGAGGAGCAGCTGCGCACGCACCAGCCGTCCGAAGAGGAGAG GTCGAAGTCGGCCACAGAGAACATCTTCGGGGCGGCGCAGGGGTTGACGCAGGCGTTCAAGGAGAAGATGACGATGCCGACGGACGTGATAGAGCAGAAGCTGGccgaggcgcgcggcggcggcgatggcacGAAGGGAATGCCGACGGCCGCGGGGAGGGGTGATGCACACGACGAGGACGACGTGATGACGCGCGTGAAGGCGGCGGACCAGATGACCGGGACGGGGTTCAACGACGTGGGGAAGATGGGCGAGGAGGGCACGGGCATGAAGGCGGCGCTGAGagccgacgacgaggaggaggacgtgaTGCTGCGGGTGAAGGCGGCGGATCAGATGACAGGGCAGATGTTCAACGACGTCGGCTTGATGGGCGAGGAGGGCACCGGGTGGGCGCCGGCGAGGCGCGCCGCGCGGAGGGACGCCTGA
- the LOC127342510 gene encoding uncharacterized protein isoform X1 — MASEQSRREERAQSAAQKAADELAAARRDMHEPSSPGRRTGIFGSVQESARSLLGAVRDTFSGSARDTPTAYDSHSAGVTDTAGEKLGQYGGYASQKAEEGKESASDMTEAAKRKAAETKDAAAEKAKETKDAAAEKAKETKDAAAERAKEMADAAAQTKDAAVDKTKETAEAAARKTMETKDAAAEKTKETAKETKDAAADKARGAAEMVTDKAGGAKDMAWETAEQAKEYMVDKKESARQALAGDAKEGKGETNESAWQQGQEVRRRAAEKAQEEQLRTHQPSEEERSKSATENIFGAAQGLTQAFKEKMTMPTDVIEQKLAEARGGGDGTKGMPTAAGRGDAHDEDDVMTRVKAADQMTGTGFNDVGKMGEEGTGMKAALRADDEEEDVMLRVKAADQMTGQMFNDVGLMGEEGTGWAPARRAARRDA, encoded by the exons ATGGCGTCCGAGCAGAGTCGCCGCGAGGAGCGCGCGCAGTCCGCGGCGCAGAAGGCAGCCGATGAGCTCGCCGCAGCCAGGCGGGACATGCACGAGCCCAGCAGCCCTGGACGGCGGACCGGCATCTTCGGCAGCGTGCAGGAGAGCGCGCGCTCCCTGCTGGGCGCCGTCCGCGACACCTTCTCCGGCAGCGCCCGGGACACACCCACGGCCTACGACAGCCACTCAGCCGGCGTCACGGACACCGCCGGGGAAAAACTTGGACAGTACGGCGGCTACGCCTCCCAGAAGGCCGAGGAAGGGAAGGAGAGCGCGAGCGATATGACGGAGGCCGCCAAGAGGAAGGCCGCGGAGACCAAGGACGCGGCGGCTGAGAAGGCGAAGGAGACCAAGGACGCGGCGGCTGAGAAGGCGAAGGAGACCAAGGATGCGGCGGCCGAGAGGGCGAAGGAGATGGCGGACGCCGCAGCGCAGACCAAGGACGCGGCGGTGGACAAGACAAAGGAGACGGCAGAGGCCGCCGCTAGGAAGACCATGGAGACGAAGGATGCGGCGGCGGAGAAGACGAAGGAGACGGCGAAGGAGACCAAGGACGCGGCGGCTGACAAGGCGCGTGGTGCGGCGGAGATGGTGACTGACAAGGCGGGTGGCGCCAAGGACATGGCGTGGGAGACGGCAGAGCAAGCCAAGGAGTACATGGTGGACAAGAAGGAGAGCGCCCGGCAAGCGCTCGCAGGCGACGCCAAGGAAGGGAAGGGCGAGACGAACGAGTCAGCGTGGCAGCAGGGCCAGGAGGTGCGGCGTCGTGCGGCGGAGAAAGCCCAGGAGGAGCAGCTGCGCACGCACCAGCCGTCCGAAGAGGAGAG GTCGAAGTCGGCCACAGAGAACATCTTCGGGGCGGCGCAGGGGTTGACGCAGGCGTTCAAGGAGAAGATGACGATGCCGACGGACGTGATAGAGCAGAAGCTGGccgaggcgcgcggcggcggcgatggcacGAAGGGAATGCCGACGGCCGCGGGGAGGGGTGATGCACACGACGAGGACGACGTGATGACGCGCGTGAAGGCGGCGGACCAGATGACCGGGACGGGGTTCAACGACGTGGGGAAGATGGGCGAGGAGGGCACGGGCATGAAGGCGGCGCTGAGagccgacgacgaggaggaggacgtgaTGCTGCGGGTGAAGGCGGCGGATCAGATGACAGGGCAGATGTTCAACGACGTCGGCTTGATGGGCGAGGAGGGCACCGGGTGGGCGCCGGCGAGGCGCGCCGCGCGGAGGGACGCCTGA
- the LOC139837583 gene encoding uncharacterized protein: MTMPTDVIEQKLAEARGGGGGTKGMPTAAGRGDAHDEDDVMTRVKAADQMTGTGFNDVGKMGEEGTGMKAALRANDEEEDVMLRVKAADQMTGQMFNDVGLMGEEGTGWAPARRAARKDA, encoded by the coding sequence ATGACGATGCCAACGGACGTGATCGAGCAGAAGCTGGccgaggcgcgcggcggcggcggtggcacgAAGGGAATGCCGACGGCCGCGGGGAGGGGTGATGCACACGACGAGGACGATGTGATGACGCGCGTGAAGGCGGCGGACCAGATGACCGGGACGGGGTTCAACGACGTGGGGAAGATGGGCGAGGAGGGCACGGGCATGAAGGCGGCGCTGAGAGccaacgacgaggaggaggacgtgaTGCTGCGGGTGAAGGCGGCGGATCAGATGACAGGGCAGATGTTCAACGACGTCGGCTTGATGGGCGAGGAGGGCACCGGGTGGGCGCCGGCGAGGCGCGCCGCACGGAAGGACGCCTGA